From bacterium, one genomic window encodes:
- a CDS encoding nucleotidyl transferase AbiEii/AbiGii toxin family protein, producing the protein MRDTGYFKQAKLLLQVLPYFEKQGHFALKGGTAINLFLREMPRLSVDIDLTYLPVNPRDEALSNISRSLKEVAAQVRKVLGAKVDEQTLKGTDYTVKMTVRQADATIKVEPNLVLRGSIYPPVQEKLCKKAEKEFELSVSTKVLSLADIYGGKICAALDRQHPRDFFDVKLLLEKEGLTDEIRRAFVVYLASHDRPMNELLKPKWKDIKSVFEKEFKGMTLEPVELNDLLETRDELLRLIHKGLKDKEKKFLLSLKDGEPDWTLLDLPNIERLPGLQWKLENIRRMSPKKRQEQSVLLRKALNEK; encoded by the coding sequence ATGAGAGATACCGGCTATTTCAAACAGGCGAAGCTTCTTTTGCAGGTCCTTCCCTACTTTGAAAAGCAAGGTCACTTTGCCTTGAAAGGCGGGACGGCCATCAATCTTTTCTTAAGGGAAATGCCCAGGCTTTCCGTTGATATTGACCTGACCTACCTCCCTGTTAACCCACGCGATGAAGCCCTATCCAATATCTCGCGGTCACTCAAAGAAGTGGCCGCCCAGGTGAGGAAGGTTTTGGGGGCCAAAGTAGATGAACAAACCCTTAAAGGGACTGACTACACGGTCAAAATGACCGTCCGACAGGCCGACGCAACGATCAAGGTAGAACCCAATTTGGTGTTACGGGGATCCATCTATCCCCCTGTCCAAGAAAAGCTTTGCAAAAAAGCTGAAAAGGAATTCGAGTTATCGGTTTCGACCAAAGTCCTATCTTTAGCTGATATTTACGGCGGAAAGATTTGCGCGGCTTTGGACCGGCAACATCCGAGAGATTTTTTTGACGTTAAACTTCTTTTGGAAAAAGAGGGACTGACGGATGAAATCCGGCGGGCTTTCGTGGTCTATCTCGCCAGCCATGACCGCCCAATGAATGAACTCCTCAAACCAAAATGGAAAGACATAAAATCCGTTTTTGAGAAAGAGTTCAAAGGCATGACCCTGGAGCCAGTGGAGTTAAATGACTTGTTGGAAACAAGGGATGAACTTCTTCGTCTTATTCATAAAGGCTTGAAGGATAAGGAAAAGAAGTTTCTGCTCTCCCTCAAAGATGGCGAACCCGACTGGACCCTTTTGGACTTGCCGAATATCGAACGTTTGCCCGGTTTACAGTGGAAGCTGGAAAATATCCGTCGAATGTCTCCCAAGAAACGGCAGGAACAGTCTGTACTTTTACGCAAAGCCTTGAATGAAAAGTGA
- a CDS encoding HNH endonuclease signature motif containing protein, which produces MEIASVRVHRIVATAFHGEAPSPQHVVDHIDTNRRNNRPENLRWLTKLENVLQNPLTVKRIEYAFGSIDNFLNTPPEQRRNDGKQNFSWMRPVNPKEARTSYQRLLDSAENDKPLPGGPLGEWVFHKEVSVEGVEELSEEIPAITLNAVQRKWRTPCEFLCCPEDAGETPISSYAQRLTLGCVFSRNEFQKSIVEQFAVSQDGKSLWVMCCFEGKSLKPWTLAQVTFEDGQFVHTNLGSFFGQDGAEKQYCLAQGKEWTGGDTFDDFC; this is translated from the coding sequence ATGGAGATCGCCTCCGTCCGCGTTCACAGGATCGTCGCAACCGCGTTCCACGGCGAGGCGCCCTCGCCGCAGCACGTGGTCGACCACATTGATACAAATAGGAGAAACAACCGGCCCGAGAACCTTCGGTGGCTAACAAAGTTAGAAAATGTGCTTCAAAATCCCCTCACTGTTAAACGCATCGAGTATGCCTTTGGTAGTATCGATAATTTCCTAAATACACCTCCGGAACAGAGACGGAACGACGGTAAACAAAATTTTAGCTGGATGCGGCCTGTCAATCCCAAGGAAGCACGCACAAGCTACCAGCGCTTGCTCGATTCCGCTGAAAATGACAAGCCTCTACCTGGGGGGCCGTTGGGTGAATGGGTCTTTCATAAAGAAGTGTCCGTCGAGGGCGTTGAAGAATTGTCGGAAGAAATTCCAGCGATAACCTTGAACGCCGTGCAGAGGAAATGGCGAACACCTTGCGAATTTCTTTGTTGCCCGGAGGACGCGGGAGAAACACCAATATCTTCCTATGCACAACGGCTTACTTTGGGCTGTGTTTTTTCCCGAAATGAATTTCAAAAATCCATAGTCGAGCAATTTGCAGTTTCTCAAGACGGTAAGTCGCTTTGGGTGATGTGTTGCTTTGAAGGAAAATCCTTGAAGCCTTGGACACTTGCCCAAGTTACATTTGAAGATGGGCAGTTTGTTCACACGAATTTGGGGAGTTTTTTCGGCCAAGATGGGGCCGAGAAGCAATATTGTTTAGCACAGGGTAAAGAATGGACAGGAGGAGATACTTTTGATGATTTCTGTTGA
- a CDS encoding type IV toxin-antitoxin system AbiEi family antitoxin domain-containing protein, with protein MSTQIKNKLNQILISWLHGTVATQKWLSQKGVSRFLARKYVKGGWIRPIGPGAFTRADDTVLWIGGLYTIQQQLQLPIHAGGETALRWHGYGHTAPINTVPPLYLFGPKGTKPPSWFLKHKWANKPRYQTTDFLPYKKEFGFTVDNQSNFPLTLSSPERAMFETLLLMPRYTTFEGAADLMEGLSTLRPDMVMDLLKACKSIKVKRCFLYMAEHANHAWFKELNLSKVKLGKGKRVVVPGGSFDPKYQITVPTKTPVSVP; from the coding sequence ATGAGTACACAAATAAAGAACAAATTAAACCAAATCCTAATATCTTGGCTCCATGGAACGGTAGCCACTCAAAAGTGGTTGTCTCAAAAGGGTGTAAGCCGATTTCTGGCAAGAAAGTATGTAAAGGGTGGCTGGATAAGGCCCATAGGCCCAGGTGCCTTCACACGGGCAGATGATACCGTTCTATGGATAGGCGGTCTTTACACTATCCAGCAACAGCTCCAACTCCCGATCCATGCCGGTGGCGAAACCGCGTTGAGGTGGCATGGCTATGGTCATACCGCTCCGATCAACACGGTTCCTCCGTTATATCTTTTTGGGCCCAAAGGCACGAAACCGCCTTCCTGGTTCCTCAAGCACAAGTGGGCAAATAAGCCCAGGTACCAAACCACCGACTTTTTGCCCTATAAAAAGGAATTTGGCTTTACCGTCGACAATCAAAGTAATTTTCCATTGACCCTCTCATCTCCTGAAAGGGCTATGTTTGAAACGCTCTTATTAATGCCGCGTTATACGACCTTTGAGGGCGCGGCCGATTTGATGGAAGGCCTTTCCACATTGCGGCCAGATATGGTGATGGACCTCTTAAAAGCTTGTAAGTCCATCAAGGTAAAGAGATGTTTCCTTTATATGGCGGAACATGCGAACCATGCTTGGTTCAAAGAGCTAAATCTCTCTAAGGTGAAATTAGGAAAAGGCAAAAGGGTTGTGGTTCCAGGTGGTTCTTTTGATCCCAAGTACCAAATAACTGTTCCCACTAAAACCCCCGTGAGCGTTCCATGA
- a CDS encoding nitric-oxide reductase large subunit: MEISKAWRHWAVIVVIAGFSVLMFMGKKVYENAPPIPAKVVDVSGKVLFTGEDILVGQAVFQKYGMMDYGSVFGHGAYRGPDFTDDYLHRSAWLQRDIKAQAGFRKKYADLADKDKAQIDQSVMAEAKANRYDDSTKTLTFTQEQAQAWPELTSVYTDMFINGGGDQSLPKNYIKNVDEVQKLTDFFAWTAWAASAQRPNADYSYTNNWPPEDAVGNRPTKAVFLWSALSLISLLGGCALVLMFFGRFDYLGWGGDEPAIKKSIPLRDFKITPSQVATYKYFLIVAVLFAFQTLMGVFTAHYFVETTGFYGFDIRDILPTTITRTWHLQLSIFWVATAWLAAGLFMAPLIGKKEPKYQAFWVNVLFGAVVLVAVGSIVGEYLGIKDKLGQYWFWLGHQGWEYLELGRFWQILLTAGMGIWAVLVLRAVWGRLKGQDWGSMPYLLVYAILAIPLMFSAGLLYTPKTNFAVADFWRWWVVHLWVENFFELFTTIVVAYFFVILGLVTTQTAVRVVYLDIILYLGSGLIGTGHHYYWTAQPAINLALGAFFSAMEVVPLLLLTLEAYDFAKLRRGEAGTKESDGFFAHYWAIMFLIAVGFWNFVGAGIFGFLINLPIVSYYEHATYLTPNHGHAALMGVYGNLAIAALLFVLRFLVKPEHWSHRILKVSFWSLQIGLMLMLALDIFPVGILEMVQSYTHGYWFARSQDFWNQPVVQKMTWARVVGDLTFVVGGVLPLLYFTVKSMFFLKKPDTGTE; encoded by the coding sequence TTGGAAATATCAAAAGCTTGGCGCCATTGGGCAGTCATCGTCGTCATCGCCGGATTTTCGGTCTTGATGTTCATGGGCAAAAAGGTCTATGAAAACGCCCCGCCGATACCCGCCAAGGTCGTGGACGTCTCCGGGAAGGTCCTTTTCACCGGGGAGGATATTTTAGTCGGCCAAGCGGTTTTCCAAAAATATGGCATGATGGATTACGGGTCGGTCTTTGGCCACGGAGCCTACCGGGGCCCGGATTTCACGGATGATTACCTGCACCGTTCGGCTTGGCTCCAACGCGACATCAAGGCCCAAGCCGGGTTCCGGAAGAAATACGCCGACCTGGCCGACAAGGACAAGGCGCAGATCGACCAGTCCGTGATGGCCGAAGCCAAGGCCAACCGTTATGACGACTCGACGAAAACCCTGACCTTCACCCAGGAGCAAGCCCAGGCTTGGCCGGAACTGACGTCCGTTTACACGGATATGTTCATCAACGGCGGTGGCGATCAAAGCCTGCCTAAGAACTACATCAAGAATGTCGATGAGGTCCAAAAACTCACCGATTTCTTCGCTTGGACCGCCTGGGCCGCTTCGGCCCAAAGGCCGAACGCGGATTACAGCTATACCAACAACTGGCCGCCGGAGGATGCCGTCGGCAACCGCCCCACCAAGGCGGTCTTCCTTTGGAGCGCTCTCTCCCTTATCTCCCTCTTGGGTGGTTGCGCGCTCGTCCTGATGTTCTTCGGCAGGTTCGACTACCTGGGATGGGGCGGGGACGAACCCGCGATCAAAAAAAGCATTCCCTTGAGGGATTTCAAGATCACCCCAAGCCAAGTCGCCACTTATAAGTATTTCTTAATTGTAGCCGTTCTTTTTGCCTTCCAAACCCTCATGGGGGTCTTCACGGCGCACTATTTTGTGGAGACCACTGGTTTTTACGGTTTTGACATTCGGGACATTCTCCCGACCACGATCACCCGTACTTGGCACCTTCAGCTTTCCATTTTCTGGGTGGCCACGGCCTGGCTAGCGGCGGGATTGTTCATGGCCCCTCTCATCGGAAAAAAGGAGCCGAAATACCAGGCTTTTTGGGTGAACGTGCTCTTTGGAGCCGTCGTGTTGGTGGCGGTCGGTTCCATTGTCGGGGAGTACCTGGGGATCAAGGACAAGCTAGGCCAATATTGGTTCTGGCTGGGACACCAAGGCTGGGAATATTTGGAGCTGGGGCGTTTTTGGCAGATCCTTTTGACCGCCGGGATGGGTATTTGGGCCGTCCTGGTCTTGCGTGCGGTCTGGGGCCGTTTGAAAGGGCAGGATTGGGGAAGCATGCCTTACCTCCTGGTTTACGCCATCCTTGCCATCCCTTTGATGTTTTCGGCGGGCCTTCTCTACACCCCGAAGACCAATTTCGCCGTCGCCGACTTCTGGCGCTGGTGGGTGGTGCATTTGTGGGTGGAGAACTTCTTTGAGCTTTTCACCACCATCGTGGTGGCTTATTTCTTCGTGATCCTGGGGTTGGTCACGACCCAGACCGCCGTCCGGGTTGTTTACCTGGACATCATCCTTTACCTGGGTTCGGGGCTCATTGGCACCGGTCACCATTACTATTGGACGGCCCAACCGGCCATCAATTTGGCCTTGGGAGCCTTCTTTTCGGCCATGGAAGTGGTGCCCCTGCTCTTGCTGACCCTTGAGGCTTACGACTTCGCCAAACTTAGGCGGGGAGAGGCGGGAACCAAGGAATCCGACGGATTCTTCGCCCACTATTGGGCCATCATGTTCCTGATCGCGGTGGGTTTCTGGAACTTCGTGGGAGCCGGGATATTCGGGTTCCTCATCAACCTTCCCATTGTGAGCTATTACGAGCACGCGACCTACCTGACACCCAACCACGGCCATGCGGCCTTGATGGGTGTTTACGGCAATTTGGCCATCGCGGCCCTGTTGTTCGTATTAAGGTTCTTGGTCAAGCCGGAACATTGGTCCCACCGCATCCTCAAGGTGTCCTTCTGGTCGCTTCAGATCGGGCTCATGCTGATGCTCGCGTTGGACATCTTTCCGGTCGGGATCCTGGAAATGGTCCAAAGTTATACCCATGGCTATTGGTTCGCCCGCAGCCAGGATTTCTGGAACCAGCCCGTCGTGCAAAAGATGACATGGGCCCGCGTGGTGGGTGACCTGACCTTCGTGGTAGGCGGAGTTTTGCCACTGCTTTATTTCACCGTGAAGTCGATGTTCTTCCTAAAGAAGCCGGACACCGGAACCGAATAA